The following are from one region of the Psychromonas sp. psych-6C06 genome:
- a CDS encoding NapC/NirT family cytochrome c, which produces MLKLLKRLWLIMKSPSSAAMGFVLLLGFMGGIIFWGGFNTAMEATNTEAFCAGCHAPIVKEIRETIHYSNRSGVRAICSDCHVPHNWTDKIIRKVQASKELVAFAMGTISTEEKFQARRGHLAHREWQRMQENDSQECRNCHQFDFMDFSEQGARSAKQHSTALASGEKTCVDCHKGIAHQLPNMEGIEGW; this is translated from the coding sequence ATGCTAAAGCTATTAAAACGTTTATGGCTAATTATGAAGTCTCCCTCTTCTGCTGCAATGGGGTTTGTTTTATTGCTTGGCTTTATGGGCGGGATTATCTTCTGGGGTGGCTTCAATACTGCAATGGAAGCGACTAATACAGAAGCCTTTTGTGCTGGCTGCCATGCTCCAATTGTAAAAGAGATCAGAGAGACAATTCATTATTCTAATCGTTCTGGTGTCCGTGCTATTTGTAGTGACTGCCATGTTCCCCATAATTGGACAGACAAAATCATTCGTAAAGTCCAAGCCTCTAAGGAATTAGTCGCTTTTGCGATGGGGACAATCAGTACTGAAGAGAAGTTTCAAGCACGACGAGGGCATCTCGCTCATCGAGAGTGGCAACGGATGCAAGAAAATGATTCGCAGGAGTGTCGCAACTGTCATCAATTTGATTTTATGGATTTCAGCGAACAAGGAGCACGCAGTGCTAAACAACACTCAACGGCACTTGCTTCAGGCGAAAAAACCTGTGTAGATTGTCATAAAGGTATCGCACATCAACTTCCTAATATGGAAGGGATTGAAGGTTGGTAA
- a CDS encoding nitrate reductase cytochrome c-type subunit → MKKLLTAIMAAGIVALTTSPAWSEDGDDIMSNNGGVSSLRGQVEISTVNKSEPLKRVPRDQNTIDRNYVQQPPMIPHTIRGYQVNLSANKCLSCHSFKNAGEMGATKISVTHFEDRDGTTLSDVSPRRYFCLQCHVTQADAKPLVENTFQPVDSLK, encoded by the coding sequence ATGAAAAAATTGCTAACAGCTATTATGGCAGCAGGGATTGTAGCGTTAACCACATCACCTGCATGGAGTGAAGACGGTGACGATATCATGTCTAATAACGGTGGTGTTTCATCCTTAAGAGGACAGGTTGAAATATCGACAGTTAATAAATCGGAACCTTTAAAGCGAGTGCCACGAGATCAAAATACAATCGATCGAAATTATGTTCAGCAACCGCCTATGATCCCGCATACTATCCGCGGTTACCAAGTTAATTTAAGTGCTAATAAGTGTCTTTCTTGCCATAGTTTTAAAAATGCCGGTGAAATGGGAGCGACAAAAATCAGTGTGACACATTTTGAAGACCGCGATGGAACTACGCTTTCTGATGTTTCACCACGTCGTTACTTTTGTTTGCAGTGTCATGTAACACAAGCGGATGCAAAACCATTGGTTGAAAATACTTTCCAACCTGTCGATTCGCTCAAATAA
- the napH gene encoding quinol dehydrogenase ferredoxin subunit NapH: MTATHQLGEEAIAKKGWLLANRFLLLRRFVQISILSCFLTGPLVGIWILKGNLSSSILFDAIPFSDPFVLLQSVFSGHLPLFQALLGAVIVLFFYFVVGGRVFCSWVCPVNLVTDAAAWCRRKLKLRKEKVLSNQWRFWILAMVMILPLFTGVMTWELVNPVSALHRGLFFGMGLGWLLFLMIFLFDLLAVENGWCGHLCPMGAFYAIINKVSFIKVDAINRDKCTDCLDCFNVCPESQILKGPVHGEKKGISTLVNDMRCTNCGRCIDVCAEDVFIITTVFSGKNSLAKVER, translated from the coding sequence ATGACAGCAACACATCAATTAGGCGAGGAGGCGATAGCAAAAAAAGGGTGGCTGTTAGCTAATCGATTTTTATTGCTACGTAGGTTCGTACAAATTTCGATACTAAGTTGCTTTCTAACTGGGCCTTTAGTGGGAATTTGGATTTTAAAAGGTAATTTAAGTTCAAGCATATTGTTTGATGCTATTCCTTTTAGTGATCCGTTTGTGCTTTTACAAAGTGTGTTTTCGGGGCATCTGCCTCTGTTTCAAGCATTGCTAGGTGCCGTGATTGTATTGTTTTTTTATTTCGTCGTTGGCGGGCGTGTGTTTTGTTCATGGGTTTGCCCTGTGAATTTAGTGACAGATGCAGCCGCTTGGTGTAGACGAAAACTAAAATTACGTAAAGAAAAAGTGTTAAGCAATCAGTGGCGCTTTTGGATACTGGCAATGGTGATGATATTGCCACTGTTTACTGGTGTGATGACATGGGAACTGGTTAACCCTGTTTCTGCATTGCATCGCGGTCTTTTTTTTGGCATGGGGCTAGGATGGTTATTATTTTTAATGATTTTCCTGTTTGATTTACTTGCCGTGGAAAATGGATGGTGTGGGCACCTTTGTCCGATGGGGGCATTTTACGCCATTATCAACAAAGTAAGCTTCATTAAAGTCGATGCAATAAACCGTGATAAATGCACAGATTGCCTTGATTGTTTTAATGTTTGTCCTGAGTCTCAAATCTTAAAGGGGCCAGTTCATGGTGAAAAAAAAGGGATCAGTACGTTAGTTAATGATATGCGTTGTACAAATTGTGGTCGCTGTATTGATGTTTGTGCAGAAGATGTTTTTATAATTACTACCGTTTTTAGCGGTAAAAATAGCCTCGCAAAGGTGGAGAGATAA
- the napG gene encoding ferredoxin-type protein NapG, with product MSKLSQRRKTRRQFLVDASKGACGVGFMGLGLAGYSNQSQSFNPQMLRPPGALSEMDFQSACVRCGLCVEACPYDILQLGRLFQPIATGTPYFLARTNPCEMCEDIPCVVACPTGALDPSLDNIDDARMGLAVLIDQENCLNFQGLRCDVCYRVCPVIDKAITLEVHRNARTGHHAVFIPTVHSDACTGCGKCEESCVLEQTAIKVLPRDIAKGELGKHYRWGWKEKEDAGGSLLTEPILDLPDRVPEVLK from the coding sequence ATGAGTAAGCTTTCGCAACGCAGAAAAACCCGACGCCAATTTCTTGTAGATGCAAGTAAAGGCGCCTGTGGTGTAGGATTTATGGGTTTAGGATTGGCAGGGTATTCAAATCAAAGTCAATCATTTAACCCACAGATGCTACGTCCTCCCGGTGCGCTCAGTGAGATGGATTTTCAGTCTGCCTGTGTGCGTTGTGGTTTATGTGTTGAAGCTTGCCCTTATGATATTTTGCAATTAGGACGACTTTTTCAACCCATTGCAACGGGCACTCCCTATTTCTTAGCGCGCACTAATCCCTGTGAAATGTGTGAAGATATTCCCTGTGTCGTGGCGTGTCCAACCGGCGCGCTGGATCCTTCACTTGATAATATTGATGATGCCAGAATGGGCTTAGCGGTCTTAATTGATCAGGAAAATTGTTTGAATTTTCAGGGGCTTCGTTGTGATGTTTGCTATCGCGTTTGCCCTGTGATCGACAAAGCGATCACGCTTGAGGTACATCGTAATGCGAGAACAGGTCACCATGCTGTTTTTATTCCAACGGTACATTCAGATGCGTGTACCGGTTGCGGTAAATGCGAGGAGTCTTGCGTGCTTGAGCAAACTGCCATTAAGGTGTTACCTAGAGATATCGCTAAAGGTGAGTTAGGAAAGCATTATCGCTGGGGCTGGAAGGAAAAAGAGGACGCTGGTGGATCGTTATTAACAGAGCCAATATTAGATTTACCTGATCGCGTGCCTGAGGTGTTGAAATGA
- the napA gene encoding nitrate reductase catalytic subunit NapA, translated as MKFTRREFMKAQAATSAAVVAGITLPASASNLIASKDASKIKWDKAPCRFCGTGCSVLVGTQNGKVVATQGDPDAPVNKGLNCIKGYFLSKIMYGKDRLTTPLLRMTDGVYDKEGDFAPVSWDVAFDVMADKFKASLKEKGPTSVGMFGSGQWTVMEGYAASKLMKAGFRSNNLDPNARHCMASAVVGFMRTFGIDEPMGCYDDLENADAFVLWGSNMAEMHPILWSRLTDRRLSSPDVSVHVLSTYTHRSFELADNGMIFTPQSDLAILNFIANYIIQNDAVDKEFINKHTNFRKGATDIGYGLRPEHPLQQAAENPDSGASTPMTFDEFAKYVSEFDIDYAVKMSGVPAEKLIKLAKVYADPKVKVTSYWTMGFNQHTRGSWANNLMYNIHLLTGKISKPGSGPFSLTGQPSACGTAREVGTFAHRLPADMVVANPKHRAIAEKIWKLPEGTIPPKPGYHAVLQNRMLKDSKLNAYWVMCNNNVQAGANINEEIIPGYRNPDNFIVVSDPYPTVTAQMADLILPTAMWVEKEGAYGNAERRTQSWYQQVEAPEGAKSDLWQLMEFAKRFKIEEVWPEELIAKMPEVRGKTMFDVLYRNGNVDAFGMDQVREDKLNDESHHFGFYVQKGLFEEYAQFGRDHGHDLAPYEDYHKSRGLRWPVVDGKETLWRFREGYDPYVAKGSEMQFYGKPDNKAVIFALPYEAPPEVPDKEYDLWLSTGRVLEHWHSGSMTRRVPELYRSFPDAVVFMHPDDAKSRGLRRGDEIVMASRRGELTSRVETRGRNRPPKGLVFMPWFDAKQLTNKLTLDATCPLSKETDYKKCAVKIIKKA; from the coding sequence ATGAAATTTACCAGACGTGAATTTATGAAAGCACAGGCAGCCACATCAGCGGCCGTTGTTGCTGGCATAACATTGCCTGCCTCTGCAAGCAATTTAATTGCAAGTAAAGATGCAAGTAAAATTAAATGGGACAAGGCACCGTGTCGTTTTTGTGGTACCGGATGTAGCGTACTAGTAGGAACACAAAATGGCAAAGTAGTCGCTACGCAGGGGGATCCTGATGCGCCGGTAAATAAAGGCCTTAACTGTATTAAAGGTTACTTCCTGTCTAAAATTATGTATGGCAAAGACCGATTAACTACACCGTTACTGCGCATGACAGATGGTGTTTATGATAAAGAAGGGGACTTTGCACCTGTTTCATGGGATGTTGCCTTTGATGTGATGGCGGATAAATTTAAAGCTTCCCTAAAAGAGAAAGGGCCCACATCGGTAGGCATGTTTGGCTCAGGTCAATGGACTGTAATGGAAGGTTATGCTGCTTCTAAATTGATGAAAGCGGGTTTTCGTTCAAATAACTTAGATCCTAATGCTCGTCACTGTATGGCATCTGCCGTGGTCGGTTTCATGCGTACCTTTGGTATTGATGAACCGATGGGGTGTTATGATGATCTTGAAAATGCTGACGCCTTTGTTTTATGGGGCTCAAACATGGCAGAGATGCATCCGATACTTTGGTCTCGTTTAACAGACCGTCGCTTAAGTAGCCCAGATGTTAGTGTACATGTACTTTCAACTTATACACACCGCTCCTTTGAACTTGCTGATAATGGCATGATTTTCACCCCTCAATCAGACTTAGCTATCTTAAACTTTATTGCTAACTACATCATACAAAATGATGCGGTAGACAAAGAGTTTATCAACAAACACACTAACTTCCGTAAAGGCGCGACTGATATCGGTTATGGGCTTCGTCCTGAGCATCCTTTACAACAAGCTGCTGAAAATCCAGATTCTGGTGCATCAACACCGATGACCTTTGATGAGTTTGCCAAATATGTCTCTGAATTTGATATCGATTACGCGGTTAAAATGTCAGGTGTACCTGCTGAAAAGCTTATTAAGCTGGCCAAAGTGTATGCTGATCCTAAGGTAAAAGTGACCTCTTATTGGACAATGGGTTTTAACCAACATACCCGTGGGTCATGGGCTAACAACCTTATGTACAACATCCATCTTCTAACCGGAAAAATTTCTAAACCAGGCTCTGGTCCTTTCTCTTTAACAGGCCAACCTTCAGCATGTGGTACAGCACGTGAAGTGGGGACGTTTGCGCATCGTTTACCTGCAGATATGGTGGTTGCAAATCCGAAACATCGCGCCATTGCTGAGAAAATTTGGAAGTTACCTGAAGGCACTATCCCACCTAAACCTGGCTACCATGCGGTATTACAAAATCGTATGTTAAAAGACAGTAAGTTAAACGCTTATTGGGTGATGTGTAATAACAATGTACAGGCTGGGGCTAATATCAATGAAGAGATTATTCCGGGTTACCGTAACCCTGATAACTTTATCGTTGTTTCTGATCCGTACCCAACGGTAACTGCACAAATGGCTGATCTTATTTTACCAACGGCTATGTGGGTGGAAAAAGAGGGAGCCTATGGTAATGCCGAGCGTCGTACACAATCTTGGTATCAGCAAGTGGAAGCACCAGAAGGAGCTAAATCAGACCTTTGGCAGCTCATGGAATTTGCTAAGCGCTTTAAAATTGAAGAAGTATGGCCTGAAGAGTTAATTGCCAAAATGCCAGAAGTACGCGGTAAGACTATGTTCGATGTACTTTATCGCAACGGCAATGTTGATGCATTTGGGATGGATCAGGTCCGTGAAGATAAACTTAATGATGAATCTCATCACTTTGGCTTCTACGTACAAAAAGGCTTGTTTGAAGAATATGCCCAATTTGGCCGCGATCATGGGCACGATTTAGCGCCCTATGAAGATTATCATAAATCACGTGGTCTTCGTTGGCCGGTAGTTGATGGCAAAGAGACACTTTGGCGTTTCCGCGAAGGGTACGATCCTTACGTCGCAAAAGGCAGTGAAATGCAGTTTTACGGTAAGCCTGATAATAAAGCGGTCATCTTCGCCTTACCTTATGAAGCGCCACCAGAAGTGCCTGATAAAGAATATGATTTATGGCTCAGTACTGGCCGTGTTTTAGAGCACTGGCATTCGGGCTCAATGACGCGACGTGTTCCTGAGTTATATCGCTCATTCCCTGATGCGGTTGTCTTTATGCATCCTGATGATGCTAAATCTCGGGGCTTGCGACGTGGTGACGAGATTGTGATGGCATCTCGTCGTGGTGAGTTAACTTCTCGTGTGGAAACGCGTGGTCGTAATCGTCCGCCGAAAGGCTTGGTCTTTATGCCCTGGTTTGATGCTAAGCAATTAACCAATAAGCTGACGCTTGATGCAACATGTCCGCTCTCTAAGGAAACGGATTATAAAAAGTGCGCGGTTAAGATAATTAAAAAAGCTTAA
- a CDS encoding chaperone NapD, with product MKPEELHVSSLIVHVNIEKADKIKASINLLDGAEVITISPQGKAIVVLEAANQRIIMEVIDAINELDGVINTGLVYHEFEKAEV from the coding sequence ATGAAACCTGAAGAGTTACATGTATCTAGCTTAATAGTACATGTGAATATCGAAAAAGCAGACAAGATAAAGGCGAGTATCAACTTGCTGGATGGGGCTGAAGTGATCACTATTTCACCACAGGGCAAAGCAATTGTCGTACTCGAAGCTGCAAATCAACGCATTATTATGGAAGTTATTGATGCGATCAATGAGTTAGACGGTGTCATCAATACTGGCCTTGTTTACCATGAATTTGAAAAAGCAGAAGTATAA
- the napF gene encoding ferredoxin-type protein NapF encodes MKFDANKRSLFRVKKEITIDNLLPWVIDADVFLDKCSQCGDCINACPEKIIINGDGGFPTINFELGECDFCGLCAESCKEPIFSAVTEVPWQKKALINETCLANQNIYCRSCAESCESQALTFQIGINAVPKIDLQLCTGCGACVAPCPVTAIDVKELK; translated from the coding sequence GTGAAGTTTGATGCTAATAAACGCAGTCTTTTCCGTGTGAAAAAAGAGATAACGATAGATAACTTATTACCTTGGGTAATTGATGCTGACGTTTTTTTGGATAAATGCAGTCAATGCGGGGATTGTATAAACGCATGCCCTGAAAAAATAATTATTAATGGAGATGGTGGCTTTCCGACGATCAATTTTGAACTCGGGGAATGTGATTTTTGTGGTCTCTGTGCAGAAAGCTGTAAAGAGCCTATATTTAGTGCAGTTACTGAAGTGCCTTGGCAAAAAAAAGCATTAATCAATGAGACCTGCCTGGCAAATCAAAATATTTATTGCCGTAGTTGTGCGGAAAGTTGTGAGTCACAGGCATTAACTTTTCAAATTGGCATCAATGCTGTCCCGAAAATTGACCTACAGTTATGCACTGGATGTGGTGCCTGTGTTGCACCTTGCCCTGTTACCGCAATTGATGTTAAGGAATTAAAATGA